One Sphaerisporangium krabiense DNA segment encodes these proteins:
- a CDS encoding polyprenyl synthetase family protein: MTPVVPAAVEAARGLVEPVLREAVARLDPITARVAAYHLGWADASGRAASHGGKALRPALAVLSARAAGGDAARGAVAGAAVELVHAFSLLHDDIMDGDRTRRHRPAAWTVFGEAEAILAGDALLALAGEVLVEQDAPGFVGAARVLGRATRGLIAGQGLDLAFERRDDVSLEECLEMSARKTGDLLACACAVGATAVGGPAPLVSALAAFGAEAGLAFQLADDLLGIWGSPAATGKPVLSDLRARKKSLPIVAALTGGAPAAAHLARLFARPGPLSEEDLRTAARLVEEAGGRDWAETEAKHRLDAAGRHLADAGMPSDVRADFLDIVLFLTGRDR, from the coding sequence GTGACCCCGGTGGTCCCGGCGGCGGTGGAGGCCGCGCGCGGGCTGGTCGAGCCGGTGCTGCGGGAGGCGGTCGCGCGGCTGGACCCGATCACGGCCCGGGTCGCCGCCTACCACCTGGGCTGGGCGGACGCCTCCGGGCGCGCGGCCTCCCACGGCGGGAAGGCGCTGCGGCCCGCGCTCGCCGTCCTGTCGGCCAGGGCCGCGGGCGGCGACGCCGCGCGGGGGGCCGTGGCCGGGGCCGCGGTGGAGCTCGTGCACGCGTTCTCGCTGCTCCACGACGACATCATGGACGGCGACCGCACCCGCAGGCACCGCCCCGCCGCGTGGACGGTGTTCGGCGAGGCCGAGGCGATCCTCGCGGGCGACGCCCTGCTCGCGCTGGCCGGGGAGGTGCTGGTCGAACAGGACGCCCCGGGCTTCGTGGGCGCGGCCCGCGTGCTCGGCCGCGCCACCCGCGGTCTCATCGCCGGGCAGGGGCTGGACCTGGCGTTCGAGCGGCGCGACGACGTGTCCCTGGAGGAGTGCCTGGAGATGTCGGCGCGCAAGACCGGCGACCTGCTGGCGTGCGCCTGCGCCGTCGGCGCCACCGCCGTGGGGGGCCCGGCGCCGCTGGTGTCGGCGCTGGCCGCGTTCGGCGCGGAGGCGGGCCTGGCCTTCCAGCTCGCCGACGACCTGCTCGGCATCTGGGGCAGCCCCGCGGCGACCGGCAAGCCGGTGCTGTCGGACCTGCGGGCCCGCAAGAAGAGCCTGCCCATCGTCGCCGCCCTTACCGGCGGCGCCCCGGCGGCCGCCCACCTGGCCCGCCTGTTCGCCCGGCCCGGCCCCCTCTCCGAGGAGGACCTGCGGACCGCGGCGCGCCTGGTCGAGGAGGCGGGCGGCAGGGACTGGGCCGAGACCGAGGCCAAACACCGGCTCGACGCCGCCGGACGCCACCTCGCCGACGCGGGCATGCCCTCCGACGTCCGCGCCGACTTCCTGGACATCGTCCTGTTCCTCACCGGCAGGGACCGCTGA
- the hpnE gene encoding hydroxysqualene dehydroxylase HpnE translates to MRPVAIVGGGLAGIAAAVALGEAGLPVTLYEARPRLGGATHSFPRDGLTVDNGQHVFLRCCTAYRGLLGRIAAPGDVHLQDRFDVRVLTPSGRAGRLRRAVLPGPFHLAPAIAAYGILRPADRLRALRASVALTRLDPSDPALDRVTLGAWLAGHGQRARAREALWDLFTVAALNVPSEEASLAPAVKVFRTALLGRAGAADIGVPAVPLGELHGTRAMAAIAARGGEVRLSAKVTAVEPGLALVVGGERVAASAVIVATPHEQAAKLTPHEAAPDRDDWHGLGASPIVNVHAVFDRRITDLPFAAVVDSPVQWIFDKTRAAGLTRGQYLAVSVSAAARWIDAPVAKLQAEFVPALEQLFPARRDARLVDFFVTRERRATFRQSPGSGSLRPRAATRWPGLYLAGAWTNTGWPDTMEGAVRSGLDAARLVRRHLRQWVPS, encoded by the coding sequence ATGAGGCCGGTCGCGATCGTCGGCGGCGGCCTGGCGGGCATCGCCGCCGCCGTGGCCCTCGGCGAGGCGGGGCTTCCCGTGACGCTGTACGAGGCGCGTCCCCGGCTGGGCGGCGCCACCCACTCCTTCCCGCGCGACGGGCTCACCGTGGACAACGGCCAGCACGTGTTCCTGCGCTGCTGCACCGCCTACCGGGGCCTGCTCGGCCGCATCGCCGCCCCCGGCGACGTCCACCTGCAGGACCGCTTCGACGTCCGCGTCCTCACCCCGTCCGGGCGCGCGGGACGGCTGCGCCGCGCCGTGCTTCCCGGCCCCTTCCACCTGGCCCCCGCGATCGCGGCGTACGGGATCCTGCGGCCGGCCGACCGGCTGCGCGCCCTGCGCGCGTCCGTCGCGCTGACCCGCCTGGACCCGTCCGACCCGGCGCTGGACAGGGTCACCCTCGGCGCCTGGCTCGCCGGCCACGGCCAGCGCGCCCGCGCCCGGGAGGCGCTCTGGGACCTGTTCACGGTGGCGGCGCTGAACGTCCCGAGCGAGGAGGCGTCGCTGGCCCCGGCGGTCAAGGTGTTCAGGACCGCCCTGCTCGGCCGGGCCGGCGCGGCCGACATCGGCGTGCCCGCCGTCCCTCTCGGCGAGCTGCACGGCACGCGCGCCATGGCCGCCATCGCCGCGCGCGGCGGCGAGGTGCGCCTGTCGGCCAAGGTCACGGCCGTCGAGCCCGGCCTCGCGCTCGTCGTGGGCGGCGAGAGGGTCGCCGCGTCCGCCGTCATCGTCGCCACGCCGCACGAGCAGGCCGCCAAGCTGACCCCGCACGAGGCCGCGCCCGACCGGGACGACTGGCACGGCCTCGGCGCCAGCCCCATCGTCAACGTGCACGCCGTCTTCGACCGGCGGATCACCGACCTGCCGTTCGCCGCCGTCGTCGACTCCCCGGTGCAGTGGATCTTCGACAAGACCCGCGCCGCCGGGCTGACCCGCGGCCAGTACCTCGCCGTCTCGGTCTCCGCCGCCGCCCGCTGGATCGACGCGCCGGTCGCCAAGCTCCAGGCCGAGTTCGTCCCCGCCCTCGAACAGCTCTTCCCCGCACGGCGCGACGCGCGGCTCGTCGACTTCTTCGTCACCCGCGAGCGCCGCGCCACCTTCCGCCAGAGCCCTGGCAGCGGATCTCTCCGCCCGCGGGCCGCCACCCGGTGGCCCGGCCTCTACCTCGCCGGCGCGTGGACGAACACGGGCTGGCCCGACACCATGGAGGGCGCCGTGCGCAGCGGACTCGACGCGGCCCGCCTCGTCAGGCGGCATCTACGGCAGTGGGTCCCCTCGTGA
- the hpnD gene encoding presqualene diphosphate synthase HpnD translates to MSVALAYRRCERIVRVQARNFSYGIRLLPAPKRRALSAVYAFARRIDDIGDADGPAAERLARLSEARAAIRAAHPGQEDLVLVALLDAARRFPIPLRAFEELIDGCAADVRGTTYEGFDDLLTYCRCVAGSVGRLSLGVFGAEDQEAATPLADALGVALQITNILRDVREDRLAGRVYLPAEDLERFGCTLALDSSGAFTDPPHRLAALIRFEAGRARDWYHRGMRLLPLLDRRSAACTAAMAGIYRTLLERIAAHPTQAVASRSSLPAWEKAMVAARALAGAGR, encoded by the coding sequence GTGAGCGTCGCCCTCGCGTACCGCCGCTGCGAGCGGATCGTCCGCGTGCAGGCCAGGAACTTCTCCTACGGCATCCGCCTGCTGCCCGCCCCCAAGCGCCGGGCGCTCAGCGCCGTGTACGCCTTCGCCCGCCGCATCGACGACATCGGCGACGCCGACGGCCCCGCCGCCGAGCGCCTGGCCCGCCTGTCCGAGGCGCGCGCCGCGATCCGGGCGGCACACCCCGGCCAGGAGGATCTGGTGCTGGTGGCGCTGCTGGACGCGGCCCGGCGCTTCCCGATCCCGCTGCGGGCGTTCGAGGAGCTGATCGACGGCTGCGCCGCCGACGTGCGCGGCACGACCTACGAGGGCTTCGACGACCTGCTCACCTACTGCCGGTGCGTCGCCGGGTCCGTCGGGCGGCTGTCGCTCGGCGTCTTCGGCGCCGAGGACCAGGAGGCGGCCACGCCGCTCGCGGACGCGCTCGGCGTGGCGTTGCAGATCACCAACATCCTGCGGGACGTCCGCGAGGACCGGCTGGCCGGGCGCGTGTACCTGCCCGCCGAGGACCTCGAACGCTTCGGCTGCACGCTCGCCCTGGACTCCTCCGGCGCGTTCACCGACCCGCCGCACCGCCTGGCCGCGCTGATCCGCTTCGAGGCGGGCCGGGCCCGCGACTGGTACCACCGCGGCATGCGGCTGCTGCCCCTGCTCGACCGGCGCAGCGCCGCCTGCACCGCCGCCATGGCCGGCATCTACCGCACCCTGCTCGAACGCATCGCGGCCCATCCCACGCAGGCGGTGGCGAGCAGGTCCTCGCTGCCGGCCTGGGAGAAGGCGATGGTGGCGGCGCGGGCGCTCGCCGGAGCCGGCCGATGA
- the hpnC gene encoding squalene synthase HpnC, with protein MSQREAMAAREQAFPRLMTSAGGNSVAVSARQDGKLDVVSGVTGENFPVALRLLPRACRGHLLAVYGFARFVDDAGDEAKPGDRMWLLDLVDSDLDRLYTGATPCLQAVRALAPTVTACAIPAEPLRKLVRANRRDQVVTRYDTFEELLGYCELSANPVGHLVLHVFGQATPERMALADRVCSALQVVEHCQDVGEDFGRGRVYLPAKDLHEHGCAEADLAGPTTPRALRRVLAVQTSRAARLLDEGRPLVAALTGHARPAVAGYIAGGLATIAALRRADHDVLGHAVRPRRARWLASWLRLLAKER; from the coding sequence ATGTCGCAGCGAGAGGCAATGGCTGCCCGTGAGCAGGCATTTCCTCGTTTGATGACGTCTGCGGGCGGAAATTCCGTAGCGGTGTCAGCGCGGCAGGACGGCAAACTCGACGTCGTATCGGGGGTCACCGGTGAAAATTTTCCGGTGGCCTTACGGTTACTGCCGCGCGCGTGTCGCGGGCACCTTCTCGCGGTTTACGGATTCGCACGTTTCGTCGATGACGCGGGCGACGAGGCAAAGCCCGGCGATCGGATGTGGCTGCTCGACCTCGTCGATTCCGACCTGGACCGCCTCTACACGGGCGCGACCCCCTGCCTTCAGGCCGTCCGCGCCCTCGCGCCCACCGTGACGGCGTGCGCGATCCCCGCCGAGCCGCTCAGGAAGCTGGTGCGGGCCAACCGGCGCGACCAGGTCGTCACCCGCTACGACACCTTCGAGGAGCTGCTCGGCTACTGCGAACTGTCGGCCAACCCCGTCGGGCACCTCGTGCTGCACGTCTTCGGCCAGGCCACGCCGGAGCGCATGGCGCTGGCGGACCGGGTGTGCTCGGCGCTGCAGGTCGTCGAGCACTGCCAGGACGTCGGCGAGGACTTCGGGCGCGGGCGCGTCTACCTGCCCGCCAAGGACCTGCACGAGCACGGCTGCGCCGAGGCGGACCTGGCCGGGCCCACCACCCCGCGGGCGCTGCGCCGGGTCCTCGCCGTGCAGACGTCCCGGGCCGCGCGGCTGCTGGACGAAGGCCGTCCGCTGGTCGCCGCGCTCACCGGGCACGCGCGCCCCGCCGTGGCCGGCTACATCGCGGGCGGCCTCGCCACGATCGCGGCGCTGCGCCGCGCCGACCACGACGTGCTCGGCCACGCCGTGCGCCCGCGCCGCGCCCGATGGCTGGCGTCCTGGCTCCGACTACTAGCGAAGGAGAGGTGA
- a CDS encoding polysaccharide deacetylase family protein, which produces MSRRTPPDPALPGGTGPAAVRAVLALGGAVAVYAAPAATWLPGVRRLLPGLAGVGAAGRVALTFDDGPDPASTPRFLDELRRLGCLATFFVLGEMLERHPELGRRAVAEGHEIAVHGWRHHNALVTRPGRAAREIADACALVRAVTGARPAWYRPPYGVLSAETLAAARACGLRPVLWTAWGRDWTATASPDSVLAALTPGLRGGATLLLHDSDHTSAPGSWRAALGALPELVGRCRSLGLRPGPLRDHGVVRRHGRAPR; this is translated from the coding sequence GTGTCACGGCGCACCCCGCCTGACCCGGCGCTCCCCGGCGGGACGGGACCGGCCGCCGTCCGGGCCGTGCTGGCGCTGGGCGGGGCGGTCGCCGTGTACGCCGCGCCCGCGGCGACGTGGCTGCCCGGCGTCCGCCGGCTGCTGCCCGGGCTCGCGGGGGTCGGCGCGGCCGGGCGCGTCGCGCTGACCTTCGACGACGGCCCCGACCCCGCCTCCACGCCGCGCTTCCTCGACGAGTTGCGGCGGCTCGGCTGCCTGGCCACGTTCTTCGTGCTCGGCGAGATGCTCGAACGCCACCCCGAGCTGGGGCGGCGCGCCGTCGCCGAGGGGCACGAGATCGCCGTGCACGGCTGGCGTCACCACAACGCCCTCGTCACGCGGCCGGGCCGCGCCGCGCGTGAGATCGCCGACGCGTGCGCGCTGGTCCGCGCGGTCACCGGCGCCCGTCCGGCCTGGTACCGGCCGCCGTACGGCGTGCTCAGCGCCGAGACGCTGGCCGCGGCGCGGGCGTGCGGGCTGCGCCCGGTGCTGTGGACGGCATGGGGCCGGGACTGGACGGCCACGGCGAGCCCGGACTCGGTGCTGGCCGCGCTGACCCCCGGCCTGCGGGGCGGCGCCACCCTGCTGCTGCACGACTCCGATCACACCTCGGCCCCCGGGTCCTGGCGGGCGGCGCTCGGCGCGCTGCCCGAGCTGGTGGGCCGCTGCCGCTCCCTGGGGCTTCGCCCCGGGCCGCTGCGCGACCACGGCGTCGTACGCCGTCACGGCCGTGCTCCACGGTGA
- a CDS encoding MGDG synthase family glycosyltransferase, whose product MTRRVVILSAGMGAGHDGVAVELAGRLAARGAEVEVIDVLQVLPFRLGPLLRGWYQWAIRRAPWLYEVIYQVFFAGKQGPSSSPLAGLGAARLLRLPGMRGCDEVVSTFHLAAQMAGLLRERGLLRARSTVLLTDFAVHRMWLHPGNDRYLCPDPAAAGPVTAATGRPAYPCAPVVRPRFRHVATGGAEPDGVWGRIGAREGDRLVLVSSGSWGVGRVERTARLLARSGRYTPVVLCGGNAALRRRLAAGGAGIALGWRDDLPALMAAAYALVDNAAGLTCQEAFAAGLPVVSYLPIAGHGRASALTAARAGVSAHARRGADLLRALDDLGDRRERALALFGSPSAESLIMPLPAPAVSPPAPAPGWGATWTEGSSRR is encoded by the coding sequence GTGACACGGCGGGTGGTGATCCTGAGCGCGGGCATGGGCGCGGGCCATGACGGGGTCGCCGTGGAGCTGGCCGGGCGGCTCGCCGCGCGCGGGGCCGAGGTCGAGGTCATCGATGTCCTCCAGGTGCTGCCGTTCCGGCTCGGGCCGCTGCTGCGCGGCTGGTACCAGTGGGCGATCAGGCGGGCTCCCTGGCTCTACGAGGTCATCTACCAGGTCTTCTTCGCCGGCAAACAGGGCCCCTCGTCCTCGCCGCTCGCCGGCCTCGGCGCGGCGCGGCTGCTGCGCCTGCCGGGTATGCGCGGCTGCGACGAGGTCGTCTCGACCTTCCACCTGGCCGCCCAGATGGCGGGGCTGCTGCGCGAGCGGGGCCTGCTGCGGGCGCGCAGCACGGTGCTGCTCACCGACTTCGCCGTACACCGGATGTGGCTGCACCCGGGCAACGACCGGTACCTGTGCCCGGACCCCGCCGCGGCCGGACCCGTCACGGCCGCGACCGGCAGGCCCGCGTACCCCTGCGCCCCGGTCGTGCGCCCGAGGTTCCGGCACGTGGCCACGGGGGGTGCGGAGCCGGATGGGGTGTGGGGGCGGATCGGCGCCCGGGAAGGGGATCGGCTGGTGCTGGTCTCCAGTGGTTCGTGGGGGGTCGGCCGGGTGGAGCGGACGGCGCGGCTGCTGGCGCGTTCGGGGAGGTACACGCCGGTGGTCCTGTGCGGGGGCAACGCCGCCCTGCGCCGGCGGCTGGCGGCGGGCGGCGCGGGCATCGCGCTCGGCTGGCGCGACGACCTGCCCGCGCTCATGGCGGCCGCGTACGCGCTCGTCGACAACGCGGCCGGGCTGACGTGCCAGGAGGCGTTCGCGGCCGGGCTGCCCGTGGTCTCGTACCTGCCGATCGCCGGGCACGGCCGCGCCAGCGCGCTGACGGCGGCGCGGGCGGGGGTGAGCGCTCACGCCCGCCGCGGCGCGGACCTCCTGCGCGCCCTCGACGACCTCGGGGACCGGCGGGAGCGCGCGCTGGCCCTGTTCGGCTCGCCGTCCGCGGAGTCCCTGATCATGCCCCTTCCCGCGCCTGCCGTCTCGCCGCCTGCGCCTGCGCCCGGATGGGGGGCGACTTGGACAGAAGGTAGCTCCCGTAGATGA
- a CDS encoding DMT family transporter, with the protein MIAVIFAVIAAASNAFASVLQRRAAREVPEQKAFRLALVLDLIRRPVWLLGIVALISGFVFQAAALSRGALALVQPTLVVELPFTMLLIAWMFGINLDTRSWLAVALMTVGLVTFLASAAPGPGHHAPDSARWLTTTFITVGAVIGLVMVARLMPGVGRAVALGIATGIGFAFTATFMKESTTIFDTDAGVLFRSWELYAMVFTGLCSLFLLQNTLQSGPLVAAQPALTISDPVSSILYGTLLFGEYVRTGAWILLEAAGIALIIYGSYLLSKSPPIRAQAQAARRQAREGA; encoded by the coding sequence ATGATCGCGGTGATCTTCGCCGTCATCGCGGCGGCGAGCAACGCGTTCGCCTCGGTGCTGCAGCGCCGCGCGGCGCGCGAGGTGCCCGAGCAGAAGGCGTTCCGCCTCGCCCTGGTCCTCGACCTGATCCGCCGCCCGGTGTGGCTCCTCGGCATCGTCGCGCTGATCTCCGGGTTCGTCTTCCAGGCCGCCGCCCTGTCGAGGGGCGCGCTCGCGCTGGTCCAGCCCACGCTCGTGGTCGAGCTGCCGTTCACGATGCTCCTCATCGCCTGGATGTTCGGCATCAACCTGGACACGCGCTCGTGGCTGGCGGTGGCCCTGATGACCGTCGGCCTGGTGACGTTCCTGGCGAGCGCCGCGCCGGGCCCGGGCCATCACGCGCCGGACTCGGCGCGCTGGCTGACGACGACCTTCATCACCGTGGGCGCCGTCATCGGGCTCGTCATGGTGGCGCGGCTCATGCCCGGCGTCGGACGGGCCGTCGCGCTCGGCATCGCCACCGGCATCGGGTTCGCGTTCACGGCCACGTTCATGAAGGAGAGCACCACCATCTTCGACACCGACGCCGGGGTCCTGTTCCGCTCCTGGGAGCTGTACGCGATGGTGTTCACGGGGCTCTGCAGCCTGTTCCTGCTGCAGAACACGCTGCAGAGCGGGCCGCTGGTCGCCGCCCAGCCGGCGCTCACCATCAGCGACCCGGTGTCGAGCATCCTGTACGGCACCCTGCTGTTCGGCGAGTACGTCAGGACCGGGGCGTGGATTCTCCTGGAGGCGGCCGGCATCGCCCTGATCATCTACGGGAGCTACCTTCTGTCCAAGTCGCCCCCCATCCGGGCGCAGGCGCAGGCGGCGAGACGGCAGGCGCGGGAAGGGGCATGA
- a CDS encoding DMT family transporter — protein sequence MIVWLSLAAACLIGLGFVAQQHAAYTEPLSEVLHPRLILDLLHKPLWLAGIGLMFCGQVLGAIALGRASVSWVEPLLATNLLFALIAAHVVYKQHFNLAEWLGAVLVCGGVALFLFFGRPQEAKVADPADPLSWRWLAMIPAAALSALLVVIAVRASLQVKAMLLAAAAGVLYGMQDVLTHSALAVFGGGFGALLRTWQPYAVPGVAVVGLFLNQSAFDAAPLRVSLPATTAAEPVTGIVLGIVVFSERLQVSAAALAAEVVGLIAMVTGILLLGRSPFLAKPGEAGHPRHARRRHS from the coding sequence GTGATCGTCTGGCTTTCCCTGGCCGCGGCCTGCCTGATCGGCCTCGGCTTCGTCGCGCAGCAGCACGCCGCCTACACCGAGCCGTTGAGCGAAGTGCTGCACCCGCGCCTGATCCTCGACCTGCTGCACAAGCCCCTGTGGCTCGCGGGCATCGGCCTGATGTTCTGCGGCCAGGTCCTCGGCGCGATCGCGCTCGGCCGGGCCAGCGTCTCGTGGGTGGAGCCGCTCCTGGCCACGAACCTGCTGTTCGCGCTCATCGCCGCGCACGTGGTCTACAAGCAGCACTTCAACCTCGCCGAATGGCTCGGCGCGGTGCTGGTGTGCGGCGGGGTGGCCCTGTTCCTCTTCTTCGGCCGGCCGCAGGAGGCCAAGGTCGCCGACCCCGCCGACCCCCTGTCCTGGCGCTGGCTCGCGATGATCCCCGCCGCCGCGCTGTCCGCCCTGCTCGTCGTGATCGCGGTCCGGGCGTCCCTGCAGGTCAAGGCCATGCTGCTCGCCGCCGCCGCGGGGGTTCTCTACGGCATGCAGGACGTGCTCACGCACAGCGCGCTCGCCGTGTTCGGCGGCGGGTTCGGCGCGCTGCTGCGGACCTGGCAGCCGTACGCCGTACCCGGCGTCGCGGTGGTCGGGCTGTTCCTCAACCAGAGCGCGTTCGACGCCGCTCCGCTGCGCGTCTCGCTGCCGGCCACCACCGCCGCCGAGCCGGTCACCGGGATCGTCCTCGGCATCGTGGTCTTCTCCGAGCGCTTGCAGGTGTCGGCCGCCGCGCTCGCGGCGGAGGTGGTGGGATTGATCGCGATGGTCACGGGCATCCTGCTCCTCGGCCGGTCGCCGTTCCTCGCCAAACCGGGGGAAGCGGGGCACCCGCGGCACGCCCGGCGGCGACACTCATGA
- a CDS encoding methyltransferase domain-containing protein: MTTKALRRRPYLPGLSLGDYLDFIEDRFPAFARVLWFDRTGGADALGSLPRPARGGANARADLQRHARRDPMAGARGMRALFTLAAGVTSPERVPRGWNVLDPLGGDGVLAQVFATMAPQAGHAVITSDVAGEMVIEALRAGLPAVRQRARFLFIRDEAVDAVLLAYGTRRIPEADRLLVCQEAARVLRPGGRLVIHDFEEGAPLTPSGGARRPVAAGHPRFTAADMERCLALSGLHAIRVHRVHDPLVLRKGSAAEARALLSGHLLDTVGPAVFRDGSDWVAEVPRVALVAVGEKRPAAGCGTPGLAR, encoded by the coding sequence GTGACCACCAAGGCGTTACGGCGACGGCCCTATCTTCCCGGTCTCTCCCTCGGAGATTATCTCGATTTCATCGAGGACCGCTTTCCCGCCTTCGCCCGCGTGCTCTGGTTCGACAGGACGGGCGGCGCCGACGCGCTCGGATCCCTGCCGCGGCCGGCCCGCGGCGGCGCGAACGCCAGGGCGGACCTCCAGCGCCACGCCCGGCGCGACCCGATGGCCGGGGCCCGCGGAATGCGCGCGCTGTTCACGCTCGCCGCGGGCGTCACGTCCCCCGAGCGCGTCCCGCGCGGCTGGAACGTCCTCGACCCGCTCGGCGGGGACGGCGTGCTCGCCCAGGTCTTCGCGACCATGGCTCCCCAGGCCGGGCACGCCGTGATCACCAGCGACGTGGCGGGCGAGATGGTGATCGAGGCGCTGCGCGCGGGCCTTCCGGCCGTGCGCCAGCGGGCGCGGTTCCTGTTCATCCGGGACGAGGCCGTCGACGCGGTGCTCCTGGCGTACGGCACGCGCCGGATCCCCGAGGCGGACCGGTTGCTCGTCTGCCAGGAGGCCGCCCGGGTCCTGCGCCCCGGCGGCAGGCTGGTCATCCACGATTTCGAGGAGGGCGCCCCCCTCACGCCGTCCGGGGGCGCGCGCCGCCCGGTCGCGGCGGGCCACCCGCGTTTCACCGCCGCCGACATGGAGCGGTGCCTCGCGCTCAGCGGCCTTCACGCGATCAGGGTGCACCGCGTCCACGACCCGCTCGTCCTGCGCAAGGGCTCGGCCGCCGAGGCGCGCGCCCTGTTGTCCGGTCACCTGCTGGACACGGTGGGGCCGGCCGTCTTCCGGGACGGCTCGGACTGGGTGGCGGAGGTTCCCCGGGTGGCGCTGGTGGCCGTCGGCGAGAAACGGCCGGCGGCGGGGTGCGGAACGCCCGGCCTCGCGCGTTGA
- a CDS encoding ribosomal maturation YjgA family protein, with product MTGAGRREGARARLVAAGAVAATVAAGLAVRAVAAGDVAKYAGDALYTVLIYGLVVLVAPRVRPVTAGALALAVSWAIEFAQMTGLPAELSRHSALARLVLGSTFNPPDLFWYAVGASAALLAHLAARARRRG from the coding sequence GTGACGGGGGCCGGACGACGTGAGGGCGCGCGGGCGCGTCTGGTGGCGGCCGGCGCCGTGGCGGCGACGGTCGCGGCGGGGCTGGCGGTCCGGGCCGTCGCCGCGGGAGACGTGGCGAAGTACGCCGGGGACGCCCTCTACACGGTGCTGATCTACGGGCTGGTCGTCCTCGTGGCGCCGCGGGTGAGACCGGTGACGGCGGGCGCGCTCGCGCTGGCCGTGAGCTGGGCGATCGAGTTCGCGCAGATGACCGGCCTTCCGGCGGAGCTGTCCCGGCACAGCGCCCTGGCGCGGCTGGTCCTGGGGTCGACCTTCAACCCGCCCGACCTGTTCTGGTACGCGGTGGGGGCGTCCGCCGCGCTCCTGGCCCATCTGGCCGCACGGGCGCGCCGCCGCGGGTGA
- a CDS encoding carbohydrate-binding protein: MEEEKPRGITRKTLLKAALIGAPVPLIVGKVAHASLARDVVAAGGTTLSPTPYNCDPGDAPTIAQTEGPYFKPGSPQRSTIPGSGTPLVVSGFVFGINCQPLANVLMDWWQADSQGNYDNVTYNQRGHFYTDANGAYKLTTIVPGLYPGRTRHLHVKLQAPNRPILTTQTYFPGEPRNSTDTIYDPRLLMTVSGSNPKQASYDFVLNVQGPTPTPTRTVTPTPTPSNTPTTTPTGGTTTWQAWKNYNAGDTVQYNGSTYRCLQSHTALPGWEPPNVPSLWQRVG; this comes from the coding sequence ATGGAAGAGGAAAAGCCGCGCGGGATCACCCGCAAGACCTTGTTGAAGGCGGCGCTCATCGGCGCCCCTGTCCCGCTCATCGTGGGCAAGGTCGCGCACGCCTCTCTCGCCCGTGACGTCGTGGCGGCCGGTGGCACCACCCTGAGCCCCACGCCGTACAACTGCGACCCGGGCGACGCCCCCACCATCGCCCAGACCGAGGGCCCGTACTTCAAGCCGGGCTCGCCGCAGCGCAGCACGATCCCGGGCAGCGGCACCCCCTTGGTGGTCAGCGGCTTCGTCTTCGGGATCAACTGCCAGCCGCTCGCCAACGTGCTGATGGACTGGTGGCAGGCGGACTCCCAGGGCAACTACGACAACGTCACCTACAACCAGCGCGGTCACTTCTACACCGACGCCAACGGCGCCTACAAGCTGACCACGATCGTGCCGGGCCTCTACCCGGGCCGTACGCGGCACCTCCACGTCAAGCTGCAGGCCCCCAACCGGCCGATCCTGACCACGCAGACCTACTTCCCCGGCGAGCCGCGCAACAGCACGGACACGATCTACGACCCCCGGTTGCTGATGACCGTCAGCGGCAGCAACCCCAAGCAGGCGTCGTACGACTTCGTGCTCAACGTGCAGGGCCCGACCCCGACGCCGACCCGGACGGTGACCCCCACGCCGACCCCGTCGAACACGCCCACCACCACCCCCACGGGTGGGACCACCACCTGGCAGGCGTGGAAGAACTACAACGCCGGCGACACGGTGCAGTACAACGGCTCCACCTACCGGTGCCTCCAGTCGCACACCGCCCTGCCGGGCTGGGAGCCGCCGAACGTGCCGTCCCTGTGGCAGCGCGTGGGCTGA